In Zingiber officinale cultivar Zhangliang chromosome 3B, Zo_v1.1, whole genome shotgun sequence, a single window of DNA contains:
- the LOC122056294 gene encoding uncharacterized protein LOC122056294 isoform X1 gives MQSHLEDSPLGHRSPGSSKRGKKRSLHMIEADLMHCRNQSVESHSKELMFYDPGTSHETPVVTNHIENHTPFRNFLVPTPSSRAYSAIGTFTIQCASCFKWRIIPTKEKYEQIREKILDEYFVCEHAREWRPTIQCEDPEDISQDGSRVWAIDKPNIAQPPSGWERLLRIRGEGGTKFADVYYAAPSGKKLRSMVEVQRFLVEHPEYARQGVTLSQFSFQAPRPLQENYVRKRPLRLMNSSDGSDLLLQQLLEVEEVNPLSCAATPASSNTVPEKPFPSPPSESEPSTAMPQSEQMKLKDEHATNASFNPLFWTAPHTNKERLVGSPTLPSSVPEKPVFYLNESTPLIYVAPLEPMKLTNEHFAHTSPFNPLTCAATPASPNTFPENPFPSLPSESEPSTAIPQCEQMKQKDEHATNASFNPSTWATLPANKELIFGSAPAPLNAYCEKPVPFPANEWTLPTSLPPEEIKLKDEHPTNPLFSPLFWVDLPTCKGLTIGAPSSQSITPEEPVSPPNESTLPVSMKLKDEHLANASSCEL, from the exons ATGCAGTCACATTTGGAAGATTCTCCCCTTGGTCACAGATCCCCTGGGTCTTCTAAAAGGGGTAAAAAAAGGTCACTACATATGATTGAAGCTGATCTAATGCATTGCAGAAATCAATCTGTCGAGAGCCATTCAAAAGAACTGATGTTTTATGATCCTGGTACAAGTCATGAAACACCTGTTGTTACTAATCACATTGAGAATCATACTCCCTTCAGAAACTTCTTGGTTCCAACTCCTTCCAGTCGTGCCTATTCAGCAATTGGAACATTCACTATCCAATGTGCTTCATGTTTCAAATGGAGGATAATTCCAACAAAAGAAAAATATGAACAGATACGTGAAAAGATATTGGATGAATATTTTGTATGTGAACATGCTAGAGAATGGCGTCCCACTATCCAATGTGAAGATCCTGAAGACATATCTCAGGATGGCAGTAGAGTCTGGGCAATTGATAAACCAAACATTGCTCAACCTCCTTCTGGTTGGGAAAGATTGCTTAGAATCAGAGGTGAAGGAGGCACAAAATTTGCAGATGT GTATTATGCTGCTCCATCTGGAAAAAAGTTGCGGTCCATGGTTGAAGTTCAAAG GTTTTTGGTTGAACATCCAGAGTATGCTAGACAAGGGGTAACTCTCTCTCAGTTTTCATTTCAGGCCCCAAGGCCTCTTCAGGAGAACTATGTGAGGAAACGTCCTTTACGTTTGATGAATTCTTCTGATGGCAGTGATCTTCTACTTCAACAGCTCCTTGAAGTTGAAGAAG TTAATCCCTTGTCTTGTGCTGCTACACCAGCTTCATCAAATACAGTTCCTGAAAAACCATTTCCTTCTCCTCCAAGTGAATCAGAACCATCAACTGCCATGCCTCAATCTGAACAAATGAAGCTGAAAGATGAGCATGCTACAAATGCATCTT TTAATCCCTTATTTTGGACTGCTCCTCATACAAATAAAGAGAGATTGGTAGGCTCACCAACTTTGCCAAGTTCCGTCCCTGAAAAACCTGTTTTTTATCTGAATGAATCAACACCACTGATCTATGTGGCCCCGTTAGAACCGATGAAGCTTACAAATGAGCATTTtgcacacacatctcctt TTAATCCATTGACTTGTGCTGCTACACCAGCTTCACCAAATACATTTCCTGAAAACCCATTTCCTTCTCTTCCAAGTGAATCAGAACCATCGACTGCCATTCCTCAGTGTGAACAAATGAAGCAGAAAGATGAGCATGCTACAAATGCATCTT TTAATCCCTCTACATGGGCTACTCTTCCTGCAAATAAAGAGCTAATTTTTGGTAGTGCACCAGCTCCACTAAATGCTTATTGCGAAAAACCAGTTCCTTTTCCTGCAAACGAATGGACACTACCAACTTCTTTGCCTCCAGAAGAGATCAAGCTTAAAGATGAGCATCCTACAAACCCATTGT TTAGCCCCTTGTTTTGGGTCGATCTTCCTACTTGTAAAGGCCTGACGATCGGTGCACCTTCATCACAAAGTATAACTCCTGAAGAACCAGTTTCTCCTCCTAATGAATCAACTCTGCCGGTATCGATGAAGCTTAAGGACGAGCATCTTGCAAATGCATCTTCTTGCGAGTTGTGA
- the LOC122056294 gene encoding uncharacterized protein LOC122056294 isoform X2 has protein sequence MQSHLEDSPLGHRSPGSSKRGKKRSLHMIEADLMHCRNQSVESHSKELMFYDPGTSHETPVVTNHIENHTPFRNFLVPTPSSRAYSAIGTFTIQCASCFKWRIIPTKEKYEQIREKILDEYFVCEHAREWRPTIQCEDPEDISQDGSRVWAIDKPNIAQPPSGWERLLRIRGEGGTKFADVYYAAPSGKKLRSMVEVQRFLVEHPEYARQGVTLSQFSFQAPRPLQENYVRKRPLRLMNSSDGSDLLLQQLLEVEEVNPLSCAATPASSNTVPEKPFPSPPSESEPSTAMPQSEQMKLKDEHATNASFNPLTCAATPASPNTFPENPFPSLPSESEPSTAIPQCEQMKQKDEHATNASFNPSTWATLPANKELIFGSAPAPLNAYCEKPVPFPANEWTLPTSLPPEEIKLKDEHPTNPLFSPLFWVDLPTCKGLTIGAPSSQSITPEEPVSPPNESTLPVSMKLKDEHLANASSCEL, from the exons ATGCAGTCACATTTGGAAGATTCTCCCCTTGGTCACAGATCCCCTGGGTCTTCTAAAAGGGGTAAAAAAAGGTCACTACATATGATTGAAGCTGATCTAATGCATTGCAGAAATCAATCTGTCGAGAGCCATTCAAAAGAACTGATGTTTTATGATCCTGGTACAAGTCATGAAACACCTGTTGTTACTAATCACATTGAGAATCATACTCCCTTCAGAAACTTCTTGGTTCCAACTCCTTCCAGTCGTGCCTATTCAGCAATTGGAACATTCACTATCCAATGTGCTTCATGTTTCAAATGGAGGATAATTCCAACAAAAGAAAAATATGAACAGATACGTGAAAAGATATTGGATGAATATTTTGTATGTGAACATGCTAGAGAATGGCGTCCCACTATCCAATGTGAAGATCCTGAAGACATATCTCAGGATGGCAGTAGAGTCTGGGCAATTGATAAACCAAACATTGCTCAACCTCCTTCTGGTTGGGAAAGATTGCTTAGAATCAGAGGTGAAGGAGGCACAAAATTTGCAGATGT GTATTATGCTGCTCCATCTGGAAAAAAGTTGCGGTCCATGGTTGAAGTTCAAAG GTTTTTGGTTGAACATCCAGAGTATGCTAGACAAGGGGTAACTCTCTCTCAGTTTTCATTTCAGGCCCCAAGGCCTCTTCAGGAGAACTATGTGAGGAAACGTCCTTTACGTTTGATGAATTCTTCTGATGGCAGTGATCTTCTACTTCAACAGCTCCTTGAAGTTGAAGAAG TTAATCCCTTGTCTTGTGCTGCTACACCAGCTTCATCAAATACAGTTCCTGAAAAACCATTTCCTTCTCCTCCAAGTGAATCAGAACCATCAACTGCCATGCCTCAATCTGAACAAATGAAGCTGAAAGATGAGCATGCTACAAATGCATCTT TTAATCCATTGACTTGTGCTGCTACACCAGCTTCACCAAATACATTTCCTGAAAACCCATTTCCTTCTCTTCCAAGTGAATCAGAACCATCGACTGCCATTCCTCAGTGTGAACAAATGAAGCAGAAAGATGAGCATGCTACAAATGCATCTT TTAATCCCTCTACATGGGCTACTCTTCCTGCAAATAAAGAGCTAATTTTTGGTAGTGCACCAGCTCCACTAAATGCTTATTGCGAAAAACCAGTTCCTTTTCCTGCAAACGAATGGACACTACCAACTTCTTTGCCTCCAGAAGAGATCAAGCTTAAAGATGAGCATCCTACAAACCCATTGT TTAGCCCCTTGTTTTGGGTCGATCTTCCTACTTGTAAAGGCCTGACGATCGGTGCACCTTCATCACAAAGTATAACTCCTGAAGAACCAGTTTCTCCTCCTAATGAATCAACTCTGCCGGTATCGATGAAGCTTAAGGACGAGCATCTTGCAAATGCATCTTCTTGCGAGTTGTGA
- the LOC122056294 gene encoding uncharacterized protein LOC122056294 isoform X3, whose protein sequence is MQSHLEDSPLGHRSPGSSKRGKKRSLHMIEADLMHCRNQSVESHSKELMFYDPGTSHETPVVTNHIENHTPFRNFLVPTPSSRAYSAIGTFTIQCASCFKWRIIPTKEKYEQIREKILDEYFVCEHAREWRPTIQCEDPEDISQDGSRVWAIDKPNIAQPPSGWERLLRIRGEGGTKFADVYYAAPSGKKLRSMVEVQRFLVEHPEYARQGVTLSQFSFQAPRPLQENYVRKRPLRLMNSSDGSDLLLQQLLEVEEVNPLSCAATPASSNTVPEKPFPSPPSESEPSTAMPQSEQMKLKDEHATNASFNPSTWATLPANKELIFGSAPAPLNAYCEKPVPFPANEWTLPTSLPPEEIKLKDEHPTNPLFSPLFWVDLPTCKGLTIGAPSSQSITPEEPVSPPNESTLPVSMKLKDEHLANASSCEL, encoded by the exons ATGCAGTCACATTTGGAAGATTCTCCCCTTGGTCACAGATCCCCTGGGTCTTCTAAAAGGGGTAAAAAAAGGTCACTACATATGATTGAAGCTGATCTAATGCATTGCAGAAATCAATCTGTCGAGAGCCATTCAAAAGAACTGATGTTTTATGATCCTGGTACAAGTCATGAAACACCTGTTGTTACTAATCACATTGAGAATCATACTCCCTTCAGAAACTTCTTGGTTCCAACTCCTTCCAGTCGTGCCTATTCAGCAATTGGAACATTCACTATCCAATGTGCTTCATGTTTCAAATGGAGGATAATTCCAACAAAAGAAAAATATGAACAGATACGTGAAAAGATATTGGATGAATATTTTGTATGTGAACATGCTAGAGAATGGCGTCCCACTATCCAATGTGAAGATCCTGAAGACATATCTCAGGATGGCAGTAGAGTCTGGGCAATTGATAAACCAAACATTGCTCAACCTCCTTCTGGTTGGGAAAGATTGCTTAGAATCAGAGGTGAAGGAGGCACAAAATTTGCAGATGT GTATTATGCTGCTCCATCTGGAAAAAAGTTGCGGTCCATGGTTGAAGTTCAAAG GTTTTTGGTTGAACATCCAGAGTATGCTAGACAAGGGGTAACTCTCTCTCAGTTTTCATTTCAGGCCCCAAGGCCTCTTCAGGAGAACTATGTGAGGAAACGTCCTTTACGTTTGATGAATTCTTCTGATGGCAGTGATCTTCTACTTCAACAGCTCCTTGAAGTTGAAGAAG TTAATCCCTTGTCTTGTGCTGCTACACCAGCTTCATCAAATACAGTTCCTGAAAAACCATTTCCTTCTCCTCCAAGTGAATCAGAACCATCAACTGCCATGCCTCAATCTGAACAAATGAAGCTGAAAGATGAGCATGCTACAAATGCATCTT TTAATCCCTCTACATGGGCTACTCTTCCTGCAAATAAAGAGCTAATTTTTGGTAGTGCACCAGCTCCACTAAATGCTTATTGCGAAAAACCAGTTCCTTTTCCTGCAAACGAATGGACACTACCAACTTCTTTGCCTCCAGAAGAGATCAAGCTTAAAGATGAGCATCCTACAAACCCATTGT TTAGCCCCTTGTTTTGGGTCGATCTTCCTACTTGTAAAGGCCTGACGATCGGTGCACCTTCATCACAAAGTATAACTCCTGAAGAACCAGTTTCTCCTCCTAATGAATCAACTCTGCCGGTATCGATGAAGCTTAAGGACGAGCATCTTGCAAATGCATCTTCTTGCGAGTTGTGA